DNA from Rubripirellula lacrimiformis:
ATGCGAAGTGCAAAATATCAGGAGCTTTGGCCAGTGAACAAACCAAGACAAGATGCGACCGAAATCTGGACCGCGGGCGTCGACAGCGTTCGGGCCGAGGGGCTTGTCCGTCGGGAAGTCCAGGTCGATGGCGACGTGTTGTCGATTCACGGCCATGCATTTGATCGATCCGATTTCGACCGCATCGTTGTGGTCGGCGCGGGGAAAGCCGCCGTTGCCATGGCGACCGGTTTCGTCGGATCCGCCGCCGCGTGGCGTCCCATCACCGGGTGGGTCAACGCTCCCGAGGGGACGATGGCGGACGCACCGTCGGATCAACAGGTTGGCGGAATTCGACTGCATCCCGCCCGGCCGGCCGGAGTGAATGAGCCGACCCCAGCCGGCGTTCTTGGCACTGGCCGGATATTGGACCTGGTCGCGGCTGCTTCCCCGCGTGACCTGTGCGTCGCCCTGATTTCCGGTGGCGGCAGCGCGCTGATGCCGGCTCCCGCCGATGGTGTGTTGTTGGCCGACAAGCTTGCCGTGACGCGATTTCTGAGCTCGGCCGGCGCCGACATCGTTCAATTGAATACCGTTCGCAAACACTTAAGTGCGGTCAAGGGCGGCGGAATCCTGCGCCGCTGCCGCGCCGGGCATCTGGTCACGCTGGTGCTGTCGGACGTTCTGGGCGACCCGCTAGACCTGATCGCATCGGGACCCACCGTTGCGGATACGTCGACCGCGAAAGATGCGATCGACGTGCTGCGCAGATTCGATCCCGATCGCGAATTGCCCGCAGCGATCTATCAAACGCTGGAAGCAAAACAGCAGGCCGCGGATGCCGTCGCCCTAGACAATGTGGCTGGCGCGGTGACTGATCCATCGATCGGGCGCGAGGTGCCAAATTCCGTGTTCGTGATCGGCAACAACGCGGTGGCGGTCGACGAAGCGGGGATCCAAGCCGAAAGTCTTGGGTACAACCATGTCATGCAGGTTGCGCGGCAATGCGAAGGCGCCGCTGAAGATGTGGGCCATCACTTGGCCAAAATGATCGTGGGAATGTTGCGGTCGGATCCCGCCGATCATCGTCTGGATTGTCTGATCACCGGCGGCGAACCGGTGGTTGCATTGGCCCCGCCGGAAACTCGTGGCCGAGGCGGCCGGAATCAACAACTCGTGCTGGCGGCATACGAAGCGTTGCTGAAAATCGGGCTTCGATCCGAAGAATGGGACCGGCTTTGCTTGCTGTCGGGCGGCACCGATGGCGAGGACGGGCCGACCGACGCGGCAGGTGCCATTTTGGACGGTGATGTCCATCGCCGCGCCCAAGCTCTCGAATGGAACGTCGCCGACACGCTTGCGCGGAACGATGCGTATACGTTCTTTGACGCCGCCGGCGGTCTGTTGATCACCGGGCCGACGGGAACCAATGTGTGCGACGTCCGCGTGGCGTTGGTGTCGCCACCGAACTGATCTGGCCGATCAGTGTCCGTAAACGAATACCGGGACATAGACGCGTCGGGGAGCGTATCGGCTTTGCGTCATCGGAATGGCGGTCCACTGTGGCCGCAATGGATCCACGCCCAGCCATAGGTTGCGCTCGATCCGCGCCGATCGCTCGTCTGCCCGGCGGATGGCTCGTGCCAGTCGCAGGTCAGCCATCGCGGGGGCGACCGATTCGGACTGGGATCGTCCCTTCACAATGGTCGGCTTTTCAAGCGAATCGAACAGGTCCATGCGATCGATCGCACCGTTCGAAGCGTCGCTAGGCGGCCGCGTTGTGTCTTGGGCGAAACCGACCTGGCTTAGCGCCAATGTGCCAGAAATCGCAGCAGATGCGAAGATTTGTCGGATGTTCATGACGGGTCCAAAGCCAAAGGGCGGTCAAAGTTTGCGTTGTCCAACATTGCGAATCGACGTCCTAGGCCTGCCGGGTTGAACCGGACCCCAATCGTCTGCGAACTTCGCCGGTGGGGCGATCAGAACTGCGCGTTGTGACGGTTGTGACTTTCCGCGATCCCGGATCCGCCGCAGGCCGGTGCGTGAAAGTGGCGTTGGTAGGTTTTCCGCCGATAGGTCGGCGTCGGCGCAATCGCACCCCCCTGTATCCCTGTCGAAGCAATAAATTCGGGCTGTCGCTAGGAGAAAATGGAATGTTCGGATACGATGAAGAACCGTATTTCCCCCCTAACTGTTCGTGGAGAACCCTCGCCGTGAAATCCGTTTTCACCCTTCTGCAAGCCCTGACTGCCGCATTTGTGATGACCTGCACCTTTGGTTGTGCACCACCAGCGCCCGTCGAAGTCAACACTTCCACCGATGTGACGGAAAGCTCCAACACAACGACCGGTGCCGAAGCGCCCGGCAGCAACACGACCACCGGTGCGGACGCACCTGCAGTTGAAGAACCCGCAGCCGAAGAACCTGCTGCAGAGTAGTCACACGCACCACGCACACGCGTGTGGGACCTTTGGGGTCCATGGAATAAAAAACCCCGATGTCTGGCAGTGCCATCAGCACTGGCCGGACATCGGGGTTTTCTTTTGGCCATCGCTAGGATGGCGTTTTCACAACAGCCAGCGGCACCGGTGGGTGCCGCAATCTTAGCAACGCACTGATCAGTTCCGCCGACTAGGCGACCGGCTTTTTCATGAACGCGGTTTCCGCGGCAATGTCGCTGCCGTCTGGCACTGCATCGTTATCGATGTCGAACCATTCTTCCTTGAACTGCAGGTGTCCGCCCTTGCCGGCGTTCGCATTCTTCAGTGCGACGTTGGTCCCCAGCGCGATCACCGCATCGCCCATGGCGACTTCGGGATAGCATCGTGGCTGGTTTTCTTTGTCCGGGTTGCGGATGCAGTAGGCCCAGTGTTCGATCTCTTCGCGATAGCCGCGGCTGACCGGCCCCGAGTCTGCTGCCTTGGCGATTGGCGCGGCGAAGTCGCCACTGCTGCTGGTGTCCAACGCATAGCCACCGGCTTGCTTGGCAACGCCAACCTTGCTGCTGGTGTCACTGTTTCGGTACAGCAGTGCGTCGGTTTCTTTGTCCAGCACCAAGGTGCCCTTGGTCCCCATGACCACTTCACCCCAGCCGCCGAATCCGTTTCCGTTGATCGACGAATAGGTGACGACGACCTTCTTATTCGGGTCGTTTTCATAACCGGGAACAGCCCCGGTGCGTTCCCATTGCTTGCTGGACTTGTTCATCACGCTGGCGGGATAGTTTTCGATCTGATCGTAATATCCGACGTCGAACGTCTTTTCGTACTCTGGGCCAGGGAACTCGTACATGCAGTAAACATGGTC
Protein-coding regions in this window:
- a CDS encoding glycerate kinase type-2 family protein: MNKPRQDATEIWTAGVDSVRAEGLVRREVQVDGDVLSIHGHAFDRSDFDRIVVVGAGKAAVAMATGFVGSAAAWRPITGWVNAPEGTMADAPSDQQVGGIRLHPARPAGVNEPTPAGVLGTGRILDLVAAASPRDLCVALISGGGSALMPAPADGVLLADKLAVTRFLSSAGADIVQLNTVRKHLSAVKGGGILRRCRAGHLVTLVLSDVLGDPLDLIASGPTVADTSTAKDAIDVLRRFDPDRELPAAIYQTLEAKQQAADAVALDNVAGAVTDPSIGREVPNSVFVIGNNAVAVDEAGIQAESLGYNHVMQVARQCEGAAEDVGHHLAKMIVGMLRSDPADHRLDCLITGGEPVVALAPPETRGRGGRNQQLVLAAYEALLKIGLRSEEWDRLCLLSGGTDGEDGPTDAAGAILDGDVHRRAQALEWNVADTLARNDAYTFFDAAGGLLITGPTGTNVCDVRVALVSPPN